In a single window of the Pseudohongiella acticola genome:
- the tal gene encoding transaldolase: MNKLDALKQMTTVVADTGDFEAIRRFTPQDATTNPSLLLNAAKQAQYAELVEDAIAFGQRMGSSTESRTDAAIDKLAVNFGQRIAATVPGYVSTEVDAGLSFDTEGTIRKANRLLELYTQAGVDTSRILIKIASTWEGIQAARRLEKEGIKCNLTLLFSFNQAIACAEAGAYLISPFVGRILDWYKASTGNDYTAADDPGVLSVQRIYRYYKTHGYGTIVMGASFRNTGEIEALAGCDRLTISPALLEQLAADTGELPRALDPTQVSEETRLSLPEANFRWQMNEDAMATEKLAEGIRKFHADYLALRRVLDVR; the protein is encoded by the coding sequence ATGAACAAACTGGACGCCCTTAAGCAAATGACCACGGTGGTGGCCGATACGGGCGATTTCGAGGCAATCAGACGCTTCACGCCGCAGGATGCAACCACCAATCCGTCACTGCTGCTGAACGCTGCGAAACAGGCGCAGTATGCCGAACTGGTCGAGGACGCCATTGCGTTCGGGCAACGCATGGGCAGCTCCACCGAGTCACGCACCGATGCCGCCATCGACAAGCTGGCGGTGAACTTTGGCCAGCGTATTGCCGCGACGGTGCCTGGTTACGTGTCCACGGAAGTTGATGCCGGCCTGTCGTTTGACACTGAAGGCACTATCCGCAAGGCCAATCGCCTGCTGGAGCTGTATACCCAGGCCGGTGTCGACACATCGCGGATACTGATCAAGATTGCCTCCACCTGGGAAGGCATTCAGGCCGCGCGCCGGCTGGAAAAGGAGGGCATCAAGTGTAATCTGACCTTGTTGTTCAGCTTTAATCAGGCCATTGCCTGTGCCGAGGCCGGTGCTTACCTGATTTCACCCTTTGTCGGTCGCATTCTGGACTGGTACAAGGCCAGCACTGGCAACGACTACACGGCTGCCGATGATCCCGGTGTGTTATCGGTGCAGCGTATTTATCGTTATTACAAAACGCATGGTTACGGCACTATCGTGATGGGAGCGAGTTTTCGTAATACCGGTGAAATTGAAGCTCTGGCCGGGTGTGACCGTTTGACCATCTCACCCGCGCTGCTGGAGCAGCTCGCTGCCGACACCGGTGAATTGCCACGGGCACTGGACCCGACGCAGGTGAGCGAGGAAACACGCTTGAGCCTGCCGGAAGCCAATTTCCGCTGGCAGATGAACGAAGATGCCATGGCCACCGAGAAGCTGGCCGAAGGCATCCGTAAATTCCACGCTGACTATCTGGCGTTGCGGCGGGTGCTGGACGTGCGCTGA
- a CDS encoding alpha/beta hydrolase family protein, whose amino-acid sequence MRTLIVALLMTLISSALHAQTNRIDLIRPDAPELAHFGEFDIGVRTVDVTDGERADVLNMQRDEETPLYDRTLTLEIWYPAQLSADQTPGTQYQARTRNVDLTATLHGRAVRDADPLRGESRYPLIIISHGYPGNRYLLSHLGENLASKGYVVASIDHRDSTYEDQQNINSTLYNRAMDQRFVLSAIADFGADDDHFLGGVVDADNTGLIGYSMGGYGAVNNLGAGYSDGGVGFIAAPPNRLLDELAASNPDFSASLDPRIKAGVPIAPWGMNTGFWDAEGLAGIQVPTLFVAGDADTTSGYENGIKAIYDGAVNSDRYMLVFKNAGHSAAAPIPLPVEFLDREDTSGAGHYTDAVWDTLRMNNILQHFVTAFLDLHLKGDTDKAAYLDVVEDGADGVYAMNPNGQARGDHTYWRGFGQGSAVGLKLYRN is encoded by the coding sequence ATGAGAACCTTGATTGTCGCCCTGCTTATGACCCTTATCAGTTCTGCCCTGCATGCACAGACCAACCGAATCGACCTGATCCGTCCTGATGCCCCCGAACTGGCACACTTCGGCGAATTCGATATTGGCGTAAGAACCGTCGATGTTACCGACGGTGAGCGCGCCGATGTGCTCAATATGCAACGCGATGAAGAGACACCACTATACGATCGCACACTGACACTGGAGATCTGGTACCCGGCACAATTGAGCGCGGACCAGACACCCGGTACACAGTATCAGGCGCGCACGCGTAATGTGGACCTGACGGCCACCCTGCATGGTCGCGCTGTCCGTGATGCCGATCCGCTACGCGGCGAGTCCCGCTACCCCCTGATCATCATTTCCCACGGCTACCCGGGCAATCGTTACCTGCTCAGCCACCTGGGCGAAAATCTGGCCAGCAAAGGGTATGTGGTGGCGTCCATCGATCATCGCGACAGCACCTATGAAGACCAGCAGAACATCAATAGCACGCTCTATAACCGTGCCATGGATCAGCGCTTTGTGCTATCAGCCATCGCTGACTTCGGTGCTGACGATGACCACTTTCTGGGCGGCGTGGTTGACGCTGACAACACCGGCCTGATTGGTTACTCCATGGGCGGTTATGGCGCCGTTAACAACCTGGGCGCCGGTTACAGCGATGGCGGCGTGGGTTTTATTGCGGCCCCGCCCAATCGCCTGCTGGATGAACTGGCTGCCTCGAATCCGGATTTCAGCGCCAGCCTCGATCCGCGCATCAAGGCCGGTGTGCCAATCGCGCCCTGGGGCATGAATACCGGTTTCTGGGATGCTGAGGGTCTCGCCGGTATTCAGGTACCGACGCTGTTTGTCGCCGGTGATGCCGACACCACGTCCGGCTATGAAAATGGCATCAAGGCGATCTATGACGGCGCCGTCAACAGTGATCGCTACATGCTGGTGTTCAAGAACGCCGGTCACAGCGCGGCGGCACCGATTCCGTTGCCGGTCGAGTTTCTGGATCGCGAAGACACCAGCGGCGCCGGCCATTACACGGATGCGGTGTGGGACACGCTGCGCATGAACAATATCCTGCAGCATTTTGTCACCGCGTTTCTGGATCTGCACTTGAAAGGTGATACTGATAAGGCCGCTTACCTGGACGTCGTCGAAGATGGCGCCGACGGTGTTTATGCCATGAACCCGAACGGGCAGGCTCGCGGCGACCATACTTACTGGCGTGGTTTTGGCCAGGGCTCGGCGGTAGGTTTGAAGCTGTACCGCAACTGA
- the wrbA gene encoding NAD(P)H:quinone oxidoreductase encodes MTRVLVLYHSMYGHIETMAKAVAEGAARVEGAEVTIKRVPETMPAEAFKAAGGKTEQAADIASPAELAEYDAIIFGVPTRFGNMSGQMRNFLDQTGGLWAKGALAGKVASVFASTGTGGGQEMTITSTWTTLAHHGMVIVPLGYTAPELFDISQVSGGTPYGATTIAGGDGSRQPDPRELAIARHQGEHATRIAAKLSV; translated from the coding sequence ATGACTCGAGTACTAGTGCTATACCATTCCATGTACGGCCATATTGAAACCATGGCAAAGGCGGTTGCTGAAGGCGCTGCCCGCGTCGAAGGCGCCGAGGTTACCATCAAACGTGTGCCGGAAACCATGCCAGCAGAGGCCTTCAAGGCCGCCGGTGGCAAGACCGAACAGGCCGCAGACATCGCCAGCCCGGCCGAGTTGGCCGAATATGATGCCATTATCTTTGGCGTGCCAACCCGCTTTGGCAATATGTCCGGCCAGATGCGCAACTTTCTCGACCAGACTGGCGGTCTTTGGGCCAAGGGCGCGCTCGCGGGCAAAGTCGCCAGCGTATTTGCATCCACCGGTACCGGCGGTGGTCAGGAAATGACCATCACCTCAACCTGGACCACGCTGGCGCATCACGGCATGGTTATTGTGCCGCTGGGCTATACCGCACCGGAGCTGTTTGACATTTCGCAGGTCAGTGGCGGTACGCCTTACGGCGCAACCACGATCGCCGGAGGTGACGGTTCACGTCAGCCGGACCCGCGCGAACTGGCCATCGCTCGTCATCAGGGCGAACACGCTACCCGCATTGCCGCGAAATTGTCGGTGTAA
- a CDS encoding NAD(P)/FAD-dependent oxidoreductase, giving the protein MSTELKVQVAIIGGGVAGLWLLNRLNQAGYDTILLEKNALGGGQTLASQGIIHGGLKYALDGNLSPASSAIAAMPDRWRACLQGDGELDLQGCKVLSSHYYMWSSGSFRSRLKAFLGSKALRGRIDALKPVQYPDFFQNTGQHKVEGTVYQLTDFVVDTPSLLETLAAPWRDRLFQCRDLQLTHNDSGTELTLDTGDAYVTLQATRVILCAGEGNEALLNGWEHPHTVNPPAMQRRPLHMVTVKVPHPAPPYLHCIGDSFGMTPRLTLTAHPCKESSDAQWIWYLGGELAESGMKRDEQSQQAFARQELQTLFPWIDFSQAVWSSFLINRAEPQVSDQQRPDNAYVEACGPLLICWPTKLTLCPNLGDSVIDMLDAQSLIGHDDSRNTLQTLSELLPTPDVAPSPWEALR; this is encoded by the coding sequence ATGAGCACTGAACTCAAGGTACAGGTCGCCATCATCGGTGGCGGCGTCGCCGGCTTATGGTTGCTCAACCGGCTCAACCAGGCCGGTTATGACACCATTCTGCTGGAGAAAAACGCGCTGGGCGGCGGACAGACACTGGCCTCTCAGGGCATCATCCACGGCGGCCTGAAATATGCGCTGGATGGTAATCTCAGCCCCGCCAGCAGCGCCATTGCCGCCATGCCGGATCGATGGCGCGCGTGTCTGCAGGGAGACGGTGAGCTGGATCTGCAGGGCTGCAAGGTGTTGTCGTCACATTATTACATGTGGTCCAGCGGCAGCTTCCGTTCCCGCCTGAAGGCGTTTCTGGGCAGCAAGGCCTTGCGCGGGCGCATTGATGCACTGAAGCCAGTGCAGTATCCGGATTTTTTCCAGAACACGGGCCAACACAAGGTAGAGGGCACGGTGTATCAATTGACCGATTTTGTGGTTGATACCCCTTCATTGCTGGAGACACTGGCAGCGCCGTGGCGCGACCGCCTGTTCCAGTGCCGGGACCTGCAACTGACCCACAACGACAGTGGTACCGAACTGACACTGGACACCGGCGACGCCTATGTCACCCTGCAGGCAACGCGAGTCATTCTTTGTGCTGGCGAGGGTAACGAGGCGTTGTTAAATGGCTGGGAACATCCGCACACCGTCAACCCACCTGCCATGCAGCGCCGCCCATTGCACATGGTCACTGTTAAAGTGCCACACCCGGCGCCACCCTACCTGCACTGCATTGGCGACAGCTTTGGCATGACACCCCGCCTGACACTGACCGCACACCCCTGCAAGGAAAGCAGCGACGCACAATGGATCTGGTACCTGGGCGGTGAGCTGGCCGAATCCGGCATGAAGCGCGACGAACAGTCACAACAGGCGTTTGCCCGTCAGGAACTGCAAACCCTGTTCCCGTGGATTGATTTCAGCCAGGCAGTGTGGAGCAGTTTCTTAATCAATCGGGCAGAACCGCAAGTCAGCGACCAGCAGCGCCCAGACAATGCTTATGTCGAAGCCTGTGGGCCACTGCTGATCTGCTGGCCCACCAAACTGACGTTGTGCCCAAACCTGGGAGACTCGGTAATCGACATGCTGGATGCACAGTCCCTGATTGGCCATGACGATTCCCGGAACACGCTTCAAACACTCAGTGAATTGTTGCCCACTCCCGACGTGGCGCCATCACCCTGGGAGGCGCTGCGCTGA
- the pepQ gene encoding Xaa-Pro dipeptidase has translation MDGYFRVLSHSMDTQTLFQQHIDALQQRWSDALHNTLPDCDAILVHSGGSHNYYADDHAPPFKAWGHFLRWLPLDRPDQFVLFTPGNKPRLLAWVPSDFWHDQTLNTESWWADSIDITVMENLSELAAQLPRGQTLAFLGENAGLAAELGIAADRINPAALLSWLDFDRAVKTDYEISRLREANVHALRGHAAAEQAFRAGGDEYDIHQAYLAACRVLDQELPYSNIIALNEKAAILHYQNKRRYADRASQPENQVLLIDAGCRAHGYCSDITRTWAAADAHPVFHDLLLGMQTLQEELVQRVKPGTSFVSLHRQAHVAIAQLLVDNDICHGNAETLVDNGTSTVFFPHGLGHLLGLQVHDVGGRLASRKGDIAAPPEAWPGLRNTRTLDAGAVVTIEPGLYFIPALLEKARGSSLGKSINWTLAEELMPFGGIRIEDNVLATSDGAVNLTRGA, from the coding sequence GTGGATGGCTATTTTCGCGTATTATCCCACAGCATGGATACCCAGACGCTATTTCAGCAACATATCGACGCACTTCAGCAACGCTGGAGCGACGCCCTGCACAACACGCTGCCCGACTGTGACGCCATTCTTGTGCACAGCGGTGGCAGCCACAACTATTATGCCGATGATCACGCGCCGCCTTTCAAGGCCTGGGGACACTTTCTGCGCTGGCTGCCGCTGGACCGACCGGATCAGTTTGTGTTGTTCACGCCCGGCAACAAACCCCGCCTGCTGGCGTGGGTGCCGAGCGACTTCTGGCATGACCAGACGCTGAACACAGAAAGCTGGTGGGCGGACAGTATCGATATCACCGTGATGGAAAACCTGTCTGAACTGGCGGCACAACTACCCCGTGGTCAGACCCTGGCGTTCCTGGGCGAAAATGCGGGCTTAGCGGCCGAACTGGGCATCGCCGCCGACCGCATCAATCCGGCCGCGCTGCTGTCATGGCTGGACTTCGACCGCGCCGTAAAAACCGATTACGAAATCAGTCGCCTGCGCGAGGCCAATGTGCACGCGCTGCGCGGTCATGCGGCTGCGGAACAGGCTTTCCGCGCCGGCGGCGACGAATACGACATCCACCAGGCTTACCTGGCCGCTTGCCGTGTGCTTGATCAGGAACTGCCGTACTCCAACATTATTGCGCTCAACGAAAAAGCGGCGATTCTGCATTATCAGAATAAACGCCGCTATGCCGATCGCGCCAGCCAGCCAGAGAACCAGGTGCTGTTGATTGACGCCGGTTGCCGCGCCCACGGTTATTGTTCGGATATTACACGAACCTGGGCCGCTGCGGATGCGCACCCGGTATTCCACGACCTGCTGCTTGGCATGCAGACCCTGCAGGAAGAACTGGTGCAACGCGTCAAACCAGGGACTTCCTTCGTCAGTCTGCACCGGCAGGCGCATGTCGCCATCGCGCAGTTGCTGGTGGACAATGATATCTGCCACGGCAACGCCGAAACCCTGGTCGACAATGGCACCAGTACGGTCTTTTTCCCGCACGGTCTGGGGCATCTGCTTGGCCTGCAGGTTCATGATGTTGGCGGTCGGCTCGCCAGCCGCAAGGGTGACATCGCGGCACCACCTGAGGCATGGCCTGGACTGCGCAATACCCGTACGCTGGATGCCGGCGCTGTGGTGACGATTGAGCCAGGCCTGTATTTTATTCCGGCGTTGCTGGAGAAAGCACGTGGATCGTCACTGGGCAAGTCAATCAATTGGACGTTGGCGGAAGAACTGATGCCGTTTGGCGGCATTCGTATTGAAGACAATGTGCTGGCCACCAGCGACGGTGCCGTCAACCTGACCCGCGGCGCCTGA
- a CDS encoding aldo/keto reductase: MSTLPYRTLGCTGIDVSCLGLGTVKIGRSEGVKYPDKFVIPDDAAVRALLQQAHELGINLIDTAPAYGNSEERLGKLMQRRQDWVICSKTGEEFVDGRSVFDFSAKHTRHSIERSLKRLGTDYLDLVLVHSDGNDRQIIEQSDCFETLSRCREQGLIRAFGLSGKTVAGGLLAAPLCDAVMVSYNPDHTAETEVIDQASTLNKGVLIKKAFASGHALAGSHQGADAVDTNMRFIFGRPGVTAIIAGTINPAHLQHNVATASRVLADLS; the protein is encoded by the coding sequence ATGTCGACACTGCCGTACCGCACGCTGGGCTGCACCGGCATCGACGTATCGTGCCTGGGACTGGGCACCGTTAAAATCGGGCGCAGCGAAGGCGTCAAGTATCCCGATAAATTTGTCATTCCCGATGACGCCGCGGTTCGCGCCTTACTGCAGCAGGCACATGAACTTGGCATCAATCTGATTGACACTGCACCGGCCTATGGCAACAGTGAAGAACGCCTGGGCAAGCTCATGCAGCGACGCCAGGACTGGGTCATCTGCAGTAAAACCGGGGAAGAGTTTGTTGATGGAAGATCGGTTTTTGATTTCAGCGCAAAACACACGCGCCACAGCATTGAACGCAGCCTGAAACGCCTGGGCACCGACTATCTGGATCTGGTACTGGTGCATTCCGACGGCAACGACAGACAGATCATTGAACAAAGCGACTGCTTTGAAACATTGTCACGCTGTCGGGAACAGGGCCTTATTCGGGCATTCGGACTGTCAGGAAAGACAGTTGCAGGTGGCCTGCTGGCTGCGCCACTGTGTGATGCCGTGATGGTCAGTTACAACCCCGATCATACCGCCGAAACCGAAGTCATTGATCAGGCCAGCACACTGAACAAAGGTGTCCTGATCAAAAAGGCTTTCGCCAGCGGGCACGCACTGGCCGGGTCGCATCAGGGCGCCGACGCCGTTGACACCAATATGCGGTTTATCTTCGGTCGACCCGGTGTCACCGCTATTATCGCCGGCACCATCAATCCAGCCCACCTGCAACACAATGTGGCGACCGCTTCGCGAGTGCTGGCGGACCTGTCGTAG
- a CDS encoding glycosyltransferase produces MNEFKVPEPRWSDAMQGRLLRLAASGLAPASWFLPDLPGPEQREARAGRLHIEIVSHCWNYAHMLVYQLSSLVLFPPRQMDVTMTVYYGDEDEKTVALLKYFAGVDVPGVRWNWQKLPRQALFRRAIGRNQAAKNSVADWVWFTDCDLLFREDCLDGLAQALQGRRDALVFPSAEQCTGLLPPDSPLLSPVMTPLQVLDVDPGLFSHFPRDRATGPLQITQGDVARAVGYCESLSYYQQPSETWCKAYEDRAFRWLLRTQGEPIEVPGVYRIRHMAKGRYTGGRLNTGVRSGLRRLVAKLKG; encoded by the coding sequence ATGAATGAATTCAAAGTGCCAGAGCCACGTTGGAGCGATGCCATGCAGGGTCGGCTGTTGCGCCTGGCCGCCAGTGGCCTGGCGCCGGCCAGCTGGTTTTTGCCAGACCTGCCCGGCCCTGAACAGCGTGAGGCCCGTGCAGGCCGCTTGCATATCGAAATCGTCAGCCATTGCTGGAATTATGCTCACATGCTGGTTTACCAGCTCAGTTCACTGGTGTTGTTCCCGCCCAGACAGATGGATGTCACGATGACCGTCTATTACGGAGACGAGGATGAGAAGACCGTGGCGCTGCTAAAATATTTCGCTGGCGTGGATGTACCGGGGGTGCGCTGGAATTGGCAGAAGCTGCCACGCCAGGCGTTATTCCGCCGGGCCATTGGCCGCAACCAGGCCGCCAAAAACAGTGTTGCCGACTGGGTCTGGTTTACCGATTGCGACCTGTTGTTCCGCGAGGATTGCCTTGATGGCCTGGCTCAGGCGCTGCAGGGGCGGCGTGATGCGCTGGTGTTTCCGTCCGCCGAACAATGCACCGGATTGTTGCCGCCGGACTCGCCACTGCTGTCGCCAGTGATGACACCTTTGCAGGTACTGGATGTTGACCCCGGGCTGTTTTCACACTTTCCGCGTGACCGTGCTACCGGCCCGCTCCAGATTACTCAGGGCGATGTCGCCCGTGCGGTGGGCTATTGCGAGAGCCTGTCCTACTATCAGCAACCGTCAGAGACCTGGTGCAAGGCTTACGAAGATCGTGCGTTTCGCTGGTTGTTGCGGACCCAGGGCGAACCCATCGAGGTGCCCGGCGTGTACCGGATACGGCATATGGCCAAGGGACGCTATACTGGTGGTCGGCTGAACACGGGCGTGCGCAGTGGGCTTCGGCGCCTGGTAGCAAAACTGAAAGGCTGA
- the waaA gene encoding lipid IV(A) 3-deoxy-D-manno-octulosonic acid transferase produces the protein MNRTIYNFAFYLLLPIIVLRLLWRALVLPAPAYAKRWGERLGFVDVARAERTETRWIWVHAASVGESVAISPLVTRLRRQRPEWGIVVTTMTPTGSERIEELFGNDVCHVYAPYDYAGAVKRFLKTFRPALVVLVETELWPNLVHYSKKSGARIMVANARLSEKSYRGYQKFSALGKPMLQKIDCIAAQAQKDADRFQRLGVSGQALHITGSMKFDVSLPDNLVTQTAVMKQRIEGDRPVWIAASTRDGEEEKVLAAFKLVKREIPDALLILVPRHPERFVPVERLCHKQSLRVVRRSSEEAVDVLTDIFLGDSMGEMLVYYGLAQLAFVGGSLVNTGCQNVLEPAALGLPVLVGPSQFNFQTICEQLTDEGALRTVADENELARELVRLLRDDTARRAMGEHGKRSVAANKGALDRIYDLTVQYLPMA, from the coding sequence GTGAACAGAACAATCTACAATTTCGCATTTTATTTGCTGTTGCCCATTATTGTGCTGCGCCTGCTGTGGCGTGCGCTGGTATTGCCAGCACCGGCGTATGCCAAACGCTGGGGCGAACGACTGGGGTTTGTTGATGTTGCACGCGCTGAGCGCACTGAAACGCGCTGGATATGGGTGCACGCCGCCTCTGTTGGCGAGTCGGTAGCAATCTCGCCGCTGGTGACCCGTCTGCGTCGGCAGCGTCCGGAATGGGGCATTGTGGTCACCACCATGACGCCGACAGGTTCGGAGCGAATCGAAGAACTGTTTGGCAACGATGTCTGTCATGTTTACGCACCTTATGATTATGCCGGTGCGGTAAAGCGTTTCCTGAAAACCTTCAGGCCGGCGCTGGTGGTGCTGGTGGAAACTGAACTCTGGCCCAACCTGGTGCACTACAGCAAGAAAAGCGGCGCCCGCATCATGGTGGCCAATGCGCGCCTGTCGGAAAAATCCTATCGTGGTTATCAGAAATTCTCCGCACTGGGTAAACCCATGTTGCAGAAAATCGACTGCATTGCCGCGCAGGCACAGAAAGATGCCGATCGCTTTCAGCGACTCGGCGTGTCAGGGCAGGCATTGCATATTACCGGTAGCATGAAGTTCGATGTCAGTCTGCCAGACAATCTGGTGACTCAGACCGCCGTCATGAAACAGCGAATAGAAGGCGACAGGCCAGTCTGGATTGCCGCCAGTACCCGAGACGGCGAGGAAGAGAAGGTGTTGGCAGCCTTCAAGCTTGTCAAGCGTGAGATTCCTGATGCGCTTCTGATTCTGGTGCCACGTCACCCGGAAAGATTCGTACCGGTGGAGCGGCTGTGCCATAAACAATCCTTGCGTGTGGTCAGACGTAGCAGCGAGGAAGCTGTTGATGTGCTCACCGATATCTTCCTCGGTGACAGCATGGGCGAAATGCTGGTTTATTATGGGCTGGCACAATTGGCCTTCGTCGGTGGCAGCCTGGTCAACACGGGTTGCCAGAACGTGCTTGAACCGGCTGCTCTGGGGTTGCCCGTGCTGGTCGGACCATCCCAGTTCAATTTTCAGACCATCTGCGAACAGCTGACTGATGAGGGCGCGCTGCGCACGGTGGCAGATGAAAACGAACTTGCCCGCGAGTTGGTCAGGCTGTTGCGCGATGACACGGCTCGTCGCGCCATGGGAGAGCACGGCAAGCGCAGCGTGGCCGCGAATAAAGGGGCCCTGGATCGCATTTATGATCTGACGGTACAGTACCTGCCGATGGCATGA
- the sppA gene encoding signal peptide peptidase SppA: MKKLLSFLGRMIDAVRVVLGRLIFLLIVGVVLFLIFSGPEPLTVPEQSALVWAPSGTITEQRSRVNPADLLVGPALPQNSVLQDLVDSLTRARTDERITALVMDLENLLGVSPAHIEILGDALADFKASGKLIYAYGDYFSQGQYALASYADTITLHPMGSVMITGYGGNQLFVRDLLDKLNINVHVFRVGEFKSAAEPFTRMDMSDEARADAQNLLGELWSGFLTRVAPNRERSPGELQEYANRFPELLTAAGGDMSRVAFEQGLVDNIAGVDSFRRQVAASVGTDNGSFRQIHFEDYLNATDRLMPPMNDQVAVIVAQGTIVPGDQPQGVIGADTVSELVRMAQQDGAVKALVLRIDSPGGAALASEEIRVALTQFQQSGRPVVVSMGSTAASGGYWIAATADRILASSTTITGSIGVIGMIPTFEEALDSLGIGVDGVSTTELSRVGDPLTGMDDVVSTIYQSTIDDAYQRFIQLVSDGRDIPLAEVDALAQGRVWTGAQALELGLVDELGDLEQAIASAADLAGLQTWQNVYMERPLSFGEQMLIQMMDSMGGAQVLSQWAGALIGNVPAVVAGQSLDMSRVLAGLPAHEVRRWQAMMDLVLPGNYPAQRLRTLMVCDICALTP; this comes from the coding sequence ATGAAAAAACTTTTGTCATTTCTGGGACGAATGATTGATGCTGTGCGCGTGGTGCTGGGCCGTCTGATTTTTCTGCTGATTGTCGGCGTTGTTTTATTTCTTATCTTTTCCGGTCCGGAGCCGCTGACAGTGCCGGAGCAATCGGCACTGGTGTGGGCACCATCGGGCACCATTACCGAGCAGCGCAGCCGGGTCAATCCGGCCGATCTGCTGGTGGGCCCTGCGTTGCCGCAAAACTCTGTGCTACAGGATCTGGTGGATTCCCTGACACGGGCCAGAACCGATGAGCGCATCACGGCACTGGTCATGGATCTGGAGAATCTGCTCGGCGTCAGCCCGGCGCATATCGAGATTCTGGGCGACGCACTGGCGGACTTCAAAGCCAGCGGCAAACTGATCTATGCCTATGGCGATTACTTTTCGCAGGGCCAATACGCGCTGGCTTCGTATGCTGACACCATTACCCTGCACCCGATGGGCAGCGTCATGATCACCGGTTACGGTGGCAATCAATTGTTCGTTCGCGACCTACTGGACAAGCTCAACATCAATGTTCACGTGTTTCGGGTGGGTGAGTTCAAGTCTGCCGCCGAGCCTTTTACACGCATGGATATGTCTGATGAAGCACGCGCCGATGCACAGAATCTGCTCGGTGAACTGTGGTCCGGTTTTCTGACACGCGTCGCGCCCAACCGCGAGCGCAGTCCGGGCGAGTTGCAGGAATACGCCAACCGGTTCCCCGAGCTCCTGACAGCCGCCGGCGGTGATATGTCCCGGGTCGCCTTTGAACAGGGTCTGGTTGACAATATTGCCGGTGTCGACAGTTTCCGGCGACAGGTAGCTGCCAGCGTGGGTACTGACAATGGCAGCTTCCGGCAAATCCATTTTGAAGACTACCTCAATGCCACTGACCGGCTGATGCCGCCAATGAATGACCAGGTCGCGGTGATTGTGGCACAAGGCACGATTGTGCCCGGTGATCAGCCCCAGGGTGTGATCGGTGCTGACACCGTATCCGAACTGGTGCGGATGGCGCAGCAGGACGGTGCCGTCAAAGCGCTGGTGCTGCGCATTGATTCACCCGGCGGTGCCGCGCTGGCGTCGGAAGAAATCCGGGTCGCCCTGACCCAGTTTCAGCAGTCCGGTCGCCCGGTGGTGGTATCCATGGGCAGCACCGCAGCCTCGGGTGGATATTGGATTGCGGCAACAGCAGACCGGATACTGGCGTCCTCGACAACAATCACAGGCTCCATTGGCGTGATTGGCATGATCCCGACATTCGAAGAAGCCCTGGACAGCCTGGGCATTGGTGTCGACGGTGTCAGCACTACGGAACTTTCTCGTGTGGGTGATCCATTAACCGGTATGGATGACGTGGTCAGCACTATCTATCAAAGCACGATTGACGACGCTTACCAGCGCTTCATTCAGCTGGTCTCCGATGGTCGCGATATCCCACTGGCCGAGGTCGATGCACTGGCGCAAGGACGGGTGTGGACCGGTGCGCAGGCGCTGGAGCTGGGCCTGGTAGACGAACTGGGTGATCTTGAACAGGCTATTGCCTCGGCCGCTGATCTGGCCGGTCTGCAAACCTGGCAGAACGTTTATATGGAACGGCCATTAAGTTTTGGCGAGCAGATGCTGATACAGATGATGGACAGCATGGGTGGCGCGCAGGTGTTGAGTCAGTGGGCTGGCGCCCTGATTGGCAATGTCCCGGCTGTTGTTGCGGGCCAGTCTCTGGACATGTCGAGGGTGCTGGCCGGTTTGCCGGCACATGAAGTGCGCCGCTGGCAGGCCATGATGGATCTGGTGCTGCCGGGCAACTATCCTGCGCAACGCCTTCGTACCTTGATGGTATGCGATATCTGCGCATTGACGCCTTAG